A window of the Synechococcus sp. JA-3-3Ab genome harbors these coding sequences:
- a CDS encoding nitrate reductase associated protein, with product MTLFQFEQDFADSLRCIPMTLRLKLDLCGIKLKLHQWAKFSLEERRKCVDWPPESPQDLEELRNHLRHLVRSICHEEVQEIPIDPQPEWQNPNQIPMAVQQKAQDLGIRLALDFWRNLHDIQRFALLKLSRSHHENKNFLPALREFGVNYPAPTAKRYVAGFQ from the coding sequence ATGACTCTGTTTCAGTTTGAGCAAGATTTTGCCGACTCTCTGCGATGCATCCCCATGACCTTGCGCCTAAAGCTGGATTTGTGCGGGATCAAGCTCAAGCTCCATCAATGGGCCAAGTTTTCCTTAGAAGAGCGGCGGAAGTGTGTTGATTGGCCCCCTGAATCTCCACAGGATCTAGAAGAACTCCGCAACCATCTGCGCCATTTGGTTCGCTCCATCTGCCACGAAGAGGTGCAAGAGATTCCCATTGATCCCCAGCCTGAATGGCAAAATCCCAACCAGATCCCAATGGCTGTCCAACAAAAAGCTCAAGACCTGGGGATCCGGCTTGCCCTCGATTTCTGGAGAAACTTGCACGATATCCAGAGATTTGCCTTGCTGAAGTTGAGCCGATCCCATCACGAAAACAAAAATTTCTTGCCCGCTCTGCGAGAGTTTGGCGTAAACTACCCGGCTCCGACCGCTAAGCGGTACGTAGCGGGCTTTCAGTAG
- a CDS encoding RNA-guided endonuclease InsQ/TnpB family protein, with product MSQVLTVSCKLKASQSQAAKLDATMDVFVQALNWVNQNTPEKIVNAVKLQSLCYYEIRARFGLSSNLAQQVCRRVAGARKVARQRNRPVKEFKRRFVTYDARIFSFRKKDWTVSLTTVEGRERFELAIGRYQREQLAGSNPKSATLVKRKDGSYSIQICVEAEPSPPQRTDRVLGVDLGRTDIAHTSEGDNWNGQQLNRIRDHYSKLRAALQRKASKGTRSSRRRCRELLQRLSGKERRFQAWVNHRISKAIVSRAKATNSAIALEDLTGIRERVNQQPRNKAERRRTNSWAFYQLRQFLEYKARVAGVSLILVPPAYTSQTCHRCLHIHPDPAQSYRSGKSFKCGHCGWEGDADLNGANVIALLGAVVNQPRGSGLFCSLVEQNRLRATESPLRTA from the coding sequence ATGAGCCAAGTCCTGACCGTCTCCTGTAAGCTCAAGGCATCCCAGTCGCAAGCCGCCAAATTGGACGCGACGATGGATGTCTTTGTGCAGGCATTGAACTGGGTCAACCAGAACACGCCGGAGAAGATCGTCAACGCGGTCAAACTGCAATCCCTTTGCTACTACGAGATTCGAGCCCGGTTCGGCTTGTCCAGTAACTTGGCTCAACAGGTGTGCAGACGGGTGGCAGGCGCTCGCAAAGTGGCGAGACAGCGCAACCGTCCGGTTAAAGAGTTCAAGCGTAGGTTCGTTACCTACGATGCACGTATCTTTTCATTCCGCAAGAAAGACTGGACGGTGTCGCTCACCACGGTGGAGGGTCGGGAGCGCTTTGAGCTGGCGATTGGCCGCTACCAGAGAGAACAGCTGGCGGGCTCCAATCCCAAATCTGCCACTCTGGTCAAGCGTAAAGACGGCTCCTACTCTATTCAGATCTGTGTGGAAGCGGAGCCATCCCCACCGCAACGCACGGATAGAGTGCTAGGCGTGGATTTGGGCAGGACGGATATTGCCCATACGTCAGAAGGGGATAACTGGAATGGACAGCAGTTGAACCGAATCCGAGACCACTACTCCAAGCTGAGGGCGGCACTCCAACGCAAAGCCAGTAAGGGCACACGCAGTTCGCGGCGCAGATGCAGAGAACTGTTGCAACGGCTGTCTGGCAAGGAGAGGCGCTTTCAGGCGTGGGTCAATCATCGCATCTCCAAAGCTATTGTCTCTAGGGCAAAGGCGACAAACAGCGCTATTGCTCTGGAAGACTTGACAGGGATCCGGGAAAGGGTCAATCAACAGCCGCGCAACAAGGCCGAACGGCGCAGAACCAACAGTTGGGCGTTCTACCAACTACGTCAGTTTCTGGAATACAAGGCGAGGGTTGCAGGGGTTTCTCTGATTCTTGTTCCGCCTGCCTACACGTCGCAGACCTGCCACCGGTGTTTGCACATCCATCCCGATCCTGCGCAATCCTACCGCAGTGGCAAGTCGTTCAAGTGTGGGCACTGTGGATGGGAAGGGGATGCGGATTTGAATGGTGCGAATGTGATTGCGCTTTTGGGGGCTGTCGTAAACCAGCCTAGAGGTTCGGGCCTGTTTTGTTCTCTGGTAGAGCAGAACAGGCTCAGGGCTACTGAAAGCCCGCTACGTACCGCTTAG
- the purD gene encoding phosphoribosylamine--glycine ligase produces the protein MQALVIGSGGREHALAWKLLQSPQITRVYWAPGNGGAQQMPRCQSVALAATDIEGLVRFATVQGIRLTVVGPELPLVEGIVDAFQAAGLPIFGPSRAAAQLEGSKLWAKQLMQEAGIPTAPAVGFADLSEALAHLNSRSYPVVIKKDGLAAGKGVTVAQNREEAVQALEAALAKPGDQVLIEEFIPGQEVSVLALTDGQICVPLPPAQDYKRLGEGDTGPNTGGMGAHAPADHLVTPEGLARIQTQILDPTLEALQRRGIRYQGVIYAGLMITPSGDPYVLEYNCRFGDPEAQVLLPLLENPLDEVLLACIEGRLAQIQLKWKPGYAACVVMAAPGYPDAYERGIPISGLDAAATTGALVFHAGTRQAGKQLLSDGGRVLCLTGQGATLSEALRQAYAAVEQVQFPKAYYRFDIGSHALGPAVRRGVIPTP, from the coding sequence ATGCAGGCTTTGGTCATCGGCTCCGGGGGACGGGAACACGCTCTGGCCTGGAAGCTGCTGCAGTCTCCCCAGATTACTCGGGTCTACTGGGCACCTGGCAACGGCGGCGCCCAGCAGATGCCCCGCTGCCAATCAGTGGCTTTGGCGGCCACCGACATCGAGGGGCTGGTGCGATTTGCTACCGTGCAGGGGATCCGCCTGACGGTGGTGGGGCCGGAGCTGCCCCTGGTGGAGGGAATTGTGGACGCCTTTCAGGCAGCGGGGCTGCCCATTTTTGGCCCCAGTCGCGCCGCCGCCCAACTGGAGGGAAGCAAGCTCTGGGCCAAGCAACTGATGCAGGAAGCAGGGATCCCTACGGCTCCGGCGGTAGGCTTTGCCGACTTGTCGGAGGCGCTGGCCCACCTGAATTCTCGCAGCTACCCCGTGGTGATCAAAAAAGATGGGCTGGCTGCCGGCAAGGGGGTAACCGTTGCCCAAAACCGGGAAGAAGCCGTGCAAGCCCTGGAAGCAGCCCTGGCCAAGCCGGGCGATCAGGTGCTGATCGAGGAGTTTATCCCCGGCCAGGAGGTGTCGGTTTTGGCTCTAACCGATGGCCAGATCTGTGTGCCGCTGCCACCTGCCCAGGACTACAAGCGCCTTGGCGAGGGCGATACTGGCCCCAACACCGGCGGCATGGGAGCTCATGCCCCTGCGGATCACCTGGTCACTCCAGAAGGGTTGGCCCGCATCCAAACCCAGATCCTGGATCCCACCCTGGAGGCTTTGCAACGGCGGGGCATCCGCTACCAGGGGGTGATCTATGCCGGTTTGATGATCACGCCCAGTGGGGATCCCTACGTGTTGGAGTACAACTGCCGCTTTGGGGATCCAGAGGCTCAAGTCCTCCTGCCCTTGCTGGAAAACCCTTTGGACGAGGTGCTGCTGGCCTGTATAGAAGGACGGCTGGCCCAAATCCAGCTCAAATGGAAACCCGGCTATGCCGCCTGCGTGGTGATGGCAGCCCCAGGCTATCCCGATGCCTACGAGCGAGGGATCCCCATCTCCGGCTTGGATGCAGCTGCCACCACGGGGGCGTTGGTGTTTCATGCGGGTACCCGCCAGGCAGGCAAGCAGCTCCTGAGCGATGGCGGGCGCGTTCTCTGTCTTACCGGCCAAGGGGCAACCCTATCCGAGGCCCTGCGCCAAGCCTACGCAGCTGTGGAGCAAGTGCAGTTTCCCAAGGCCTACTACCGTTTTGACATCGGCAGCCACGCCCTGGGGCCTGCCGTCCGCCGAGGAGTGATCCCTACCCCATAA
- a CDS encoding glycosyltransferase — MGIPEILAGVLAPTALAIALVALRLWRALRASPWLRDPSPEQAAAVAAAMERLAVIVPAYNEAENVVGCLSSILDSTAAPLQVWLVDDDSTDATWELAQGLAAKRQDPRLHLLKGDPRPQGQTWVGKNWACAQAVAALAAQPDPPDYLLFLDCDVRLESGAIEAALGHLLASGSGLVSVGPQLVCGCLAEWLVQPIMMVILAAGYDFAAVNDPDNPKAFAFGPFMLFRRSAYEQVGGHAGVAEVVIEDVALGQRIKAAGLGLQICLGGPRVRSRMYANGAALWEGWTKNWFLGLERNWALAVLAMVTVLGLCSLPWLGLILALATGSLQVLAASLAGILGQGVIRLLLWRWAHLPLRYWWLTAVGGWVTAAIILASAIRTTSGRNWTWRGRPLRSN; from the coding sequence GTGGGGATCCCGGAGATCCTGGCGGGGGTGTTGGCGCCGACGGCCCTGGCCATTGCGTTGGTGGCGCTGCGGCTGTGGCGGGCGCTGCGGGCCTCCCCCTGGCTGAGGGATCCCTCGCCGGAGCAAGCGGCAGCAGTGGCAGCGGCCATGGAGCGGCTGGCGGTGATCGTGCCCGCCTACAACGAAGCGGAGAACGTGGTGGGCTGCCTGAGCAGCATCCTGGACAGCACCGCCGCCCCCTTGCAAGTGTGGCTGGTGGACGACGACTCCACCGATGCCACCTGGGAGCTGGCCCAGGGACTGGCCGCCAAGCGACAGGATCCGCGGCTGCACCTGCTCAAAGGGGATCCCCGCCCCCAAGGCCAGACCTGGGTGGGCAAAAACTGGGCCTGTGCCCAAGCCGTTGCCGCCCTAGCCGCCCAGCCTGATCCCCCCGACTACCTGCTCTTTCTCGACTGCGACGTGCGGCTGGAAAGTGGAGCCATCGAAGCCGCCTTAGGACATTTGCTGGCAAGCGGCAGCGGCCTGGTAAGCGTGGGGCCGCAGTTGGTGTGCGGCTGCCTGGCCGAGTGGCTGGTGCAGCCCATCATGATGGTCATCTTGGCGGCAGGCTACGACTTTGCCGCCGTGAACGATCCCGACAACCCCAAAGCCTTTGCCTTCGGGCCGTTCATGCTGTTTCGCCGCTCCGCCTACGAGCAAGTGGGCGGACACGCCGGCGTGGCCGAGGTGGTCATCGAGGATGTGGCGCTGGGACAGCGCATCAAAGCGGCCGGCCTCGGCCTGCAGATCTGCCTGGGGGGGCCGCGGGTGCGCAGCCGCATGTACGCCAATGGGGCCGCCCTCTGGGAAGGGTGGACGAAAAACTGGTTCCTGGGCCTGGAGCGCAACTGGGCCTTGGCCGTGTTGGCAATGGTCACGGTCTTGGGCCTCTGCAGCTTGCCTTGGCTGGGGTTGATCTTGGCCTTGGCCACCGGATCCCTGCAGGTCTTGGCGGCCAGCCTGGCCGGGATCCTGGGCCAAGGGGTCATCCGCCTGCTTCTGTGGCGTTGGGCCCACCTGCCCCTGCGCTACTGGTGGCTGACGGCGGTGGGAGGCTGGGTGACGGCGGCTATCATCTTGGCTTCTGCCATCCGCACCACCAGCGGGCGCAACTGGACTTGGCGGGGCCGTCCCCTGAGGTCAAACTAG
- a CDS encoding HD domain-containing protein gives MALRFCKSRTYHDPLHGAISLDGGDPVEALLIRLIDTPAFQRLRRIRQLDTAFLTFHGAEGSRFTHSVGVLQVTRRLLDKLARRYPELRPYRAVTLVAALLHDIGHPPFSHAGEEIFGCRHEVWTARIVREDPQVATLLAEFDPQLPAQLEQVWQKRFPLPLVGQLIASQLDCDRFDYLMRDSLLTGAQYGHLDLDRILTVLDYDPETGSLSIPARKGLGAIEHYLVVRYFMYTQVYQHPKSLCARFILDRLFKRAQILLQKGEIELDPILSAWCWAALAAQKGDPFELPLPLYLAADDVMFSYPFRFWAMVGKDPILADLARRYLERDLFKARNLTRLPAERRQELVATLSQKMQRDGLDPESYLGIRSAHVQGYSFYDQGIQLKTEDGYAEIAQLSPLVRALVETQSQVWLIFPRPYSDIVEGALSA, from the coding sequence ATGGCGCTGCGCTTTTGCAAGTCCCGCACCTACCACGATCCCCTGCACGGCGCCATCAGCCTGGATGGCGGGGATCCGGTTGAGGCGCTGCTGATTCGCCTCATCGACACACCGGCCTTCCAACGCCTGCGCCGCATCCGCCAGTTGGACACCGCTTTTTTGACCTTCCACGGGGCCGAGGGATCCCGCTTTACCCACTCGGTGGGGGTGCTGCAGGTTACGCGGCGGCTGCTCGACAAGTTGGCCCGCCGCTACCCGGAGCTGCGCCCCTACCGCGCCGTTACCCTGGTTGCCGCCCTGCTGCACGACATTGGGCACCCTCCTTTTAGCCATGCAGGGGAGGAGATTTTTGGCTGCCGCCATGAGGTCTGGACGGCCCGCATTGTACGCGAGGATCCCCAGGTGGCGACTCTTCTGGCGGAGTTCGACCCGCAACTGCCCGCTCAACTGGAGCAGGTGTGGCAGAAACGCTTCCCCCTGCCGCTGGTGGGGCAGCTCATTGCCAGCCAACTGGACTGCGACCGTTTTGATTACCTCATGCGCGACAGCCTGCTCACCGGCGCCCAATACGGCCACCTGGATCTGGATCGCATCCTCACGGTGTTGGACTACGACCCGGAGACGGGATCCCTCTCCATTCCCGCCCGCAAAGGCCTGGGAGCCATCGAACATTACCTGGTGGTGCGCTACTTCATGTACACCCAGGTCTACCAGCACCCCAAGAGCCTCTGCGCCCGCTTCATTTTGGATCGCCTCTTCAAGCGGGCCCAGATCCTTTTGCAAAAGGGGGAGATCGAGTTGGATCCCATCCTGAGCGCCTGGTGCTGGGCCGCGCTGGCGGCGCAAAAGGGGGATCCCTTCGAGCTGCCTTTGCCCCTCTACCTGGCCGCTGACGATGTGATGTTCAGCTACCCTTTCCGCTTTTGGGCTATGGTGGGGAAGGATCCCATCTTGGCGGATCTGGCGCGGCGCTACCTGGAGCGGGATCTGTTCAAAGCCCGCAACCTCACCCGCTTGCCAGCCGAGCGACGCCAAGAGCTGGTGGCAACTCTAAGCCAGAAGATGCAGCGAGATGGCTTGGATCCAGAAAGCTATCTGGGAATCCGCTCCGCCCACGTCCAGGGCTACAGCTTTTACGACCAAGGGATCCAGCTCAAAACCGAAGACGGCTACGCAGAAATTGCCCAGCTCTCGCCGCTGGTGCGGGCTTTGGTGGAAACGCAAAGCCAGGTTTGGCTGATCTTTCCCCGCCCCTACAGCGATATCGTAGAAGGGGCGCTGTCTGCTTAG
- a CDS encoding SGNH/GDSL hydrolase family protein, protein MPGPPALTRYVALGASDAVGFNASISCDGPANAAGTRPQRSEPLDCPNGTGYVPRLARLLPGPVELINLGRSGAVLSPAMQALREGIPANLLQDQVPRIPPNADLITIWVGGNDTNAIVFAAAQRALQGEDPLPFVERQIQQFAADYQTLLQAVHARAPQARLAVANLPNFALIPLGQQQPSSLRRLLALVSVGLSQRAINPLSQQGIPVVDLLCDPRSYRRESFFPGPLADGFHPNDRGYADLAEAFLRALQQPVPPQNRCPPFSDVGSLSPEALAALGKAELSSSSFPAAELNPPGLGKKEET, encoded by the coding sequence GTGCCCGGCCCACCCGCCCTCACCCGCTACGTTGCCCTGGGAGCCAGCGATGCCGTCGGCTTCAACGCCTCCATCTCCTGCGATGGCCCGGCCAACGCGGCCGGCACCCGTCCGCAGCGCTCAGAACCCCTGGACTGCCCCAATGGAACGGGGTATGTCCCTCGCCTGGCCCGCCTGCTGCCCGGCCCGGTGGAGCTCATCAACTTGGGCCGCTCGGGAGCGGTGCTCAGCCCGGCCATGCAAGCCCTGCGGGAAGGGATCCCGGCCAACCTGCTCCAGGATCAAGTGCCGCGCATCCCTCCCAATGCTGACCTAATCACCATCTGGGTGGGCGGCAACGACACCAACGCCATTGTTTTTGCCGCCGCCCAACGGGCCCTGCAGGGGGAGGATCCCTTGCCCTTTGTCGAGCGCCAGATCCAACAATTTGCCGCCGACTACCAAACCCTGCTGCAGGCGGTGCACGCCCGCGCCCCCCAAGCCCGCCTGGCAGTGGCCAACCTGCCCAACTTTGCCCTGATCCCCTTGGGCCAGCAGCAGCCCAGCAGCCTGCGCCGACTGCTGGCTCTGGTCTCCGTCGGCCTCAGCCAACGGGCCATCAACCCCTTGAGCCAGCAAGGGATCCCGGTGGTGGACTTGCTCTGCGATCCCCGCTCCTACCGCCGCGAATCCTTCTTTCCCGGCCCGCTGGCCGACGGCTTCCACCCCAACGACCGGGGCTACGCCGACCTGGCCGAGGCCTTCCTGAGAGCCCTGCAGCAGCCCGTTCCGCCCCAAAACCGCTGCCCGCCCTTTAGCGACGTGGGATCCCTTTCTCCCGAAGCGTTGGCCGCCCTTGGCAAGGCAGAGCTCTCTTCCAGCAGCTTTCCGGCAGCAGAGCTCAACCCCCCCGGCCTAGGGAAGAAGGAGGAGACCTGA
- a CDS encoding ribonuclease J has product MPTPPTSIASRPAASAAKPTSSLQMIPLGGEREIGKNTWAFRYEDDIILLDAGLAFPDESMHGINIVLPDMTYIKQNRDKVRGMVVTHGHEDHIGGIPYHLREFDIPVIYGPRLALALLEDKLREVGLLNRTELRPVGPRDIVPLSKNFFAEFIRNTHSFPDSFTVALHTPVGVVIQTGDFKIDHTPVDGERFDLQRLAEHGEKGVLCLISDSTNAEVPGFTPSEASVVPGLTKAIAGAKGRVIITTFASSVHRLNLVLQIAEQQGRVVSLLGRSMLNVVAHARRLGYIRCKDETLQPMHVINSLPDDKVIILTTGSQGEPLAALTRIANGEHPQLQIKPGDTVIWSANPIPGNTLAVTRVIDKLMELGADVIYGKDKGLHVSGHGCQEDQKLMIALTRPKFFVPTHGEYRMLVKHAETAMSMGIPRENIVIIGNGDVVEVNQERIAIVDKVPSGLQMIAASHDGVVMDEMLQERQQMAKDGMLTVVISLDGRGQLLCTPQVQSLGLAGEGTSLKGSDLKPLLEDTLKQAWPRFARSLERGRLDIDWAGLKAEVERVVRRFVREQLPGKPTVLVFVQSPEEESVPVTALPTGETKTEQERIALGRRRRSSAAVAAS; this is encoded by the coding sequence ATGCCAACACCACCTACTTCGATCGCTTCCCGTCCTGCGGCTTCGGCAGCTAAGCCCACTTCCTCTCTGCAGATGATCCCGCTAGGAGGCGAGCGGGAGATCGGCAAAAACACCTGGGCCTTCCGCTACGAGGATGACATCATCCTGCTGGATGCCGGTTTGGCTTTTCCCGATGAGAGCATGCACGGCATCAACATCGTGCTGCCGGACATGACCTACATCAAGCAAAACCGGGACAAGGTGCGGGGGATGGTAGTTACCCACGGCCACGAAGATCACATTGGCGGGATCCCGTATCACCTACGAGAATTCGACATTCCGGTTATCTATGGCCCGCGTTTGGCGCTGGCGCTGCTGGAGGACAAGCTGCGCGAGGTGGGGCTGTTGAACCGCACAGAATTGCGCCCGGTCGGGCCGCGAGATATCGTGCCCCTGAGCAAGAACTTTTTTGCCGAATTCATCCGCAATACCCACTCTTTTCCCGACAGCTTCACGGTGGCTCTGCACACGCCGGTGGGTGTTGTCATCCAGACGGGCGACTTCAAGATCGACCACACACCGGTGGATGGGGAGCGCTTCGACCTGCAGCGGCTGGCCGAGCACGGGGAAAAGGGGGTGCTGTGTCTGATTAGCGACTCCACCAACGCCGAGGTGCCCGGGTTTACTCCTTCCGAAGCCTCGGTAGTGCCAGGCCTTACCAAGGCGATTGCGGGAGCCAAGGGACGGGTGATCATCACTACCTTCGCTTCTTCGGTACATCGCCTCAACTTGGTGTTGCAGATTGCTGAGCAGCAGGGCCGGGTGGTGTCTTTGCTGGGGCGCTCGATGTTGAACGTGGTGGCTCACGCGCGGCGCCTGGGCTACATCCGCTGCAAGGACGAGACGCTGCAGCCGATGCATGTCATCAACAGCCTGCCGGACGACAAAGTGATCATCCTCACCACGGGATCCCAAGGCGAGCCGCTGGCTGCTCTGACCCGCATTGCCAACGGCGAGCATCCGCAGTTGCAGATCAAGCCAGGAGACACGGTGATTTGGTCGGCCAACCCCATTCCCGGCAACACGCTCGCAGTAACGCGGGTCATCGACAAGCTGATGGAGCTGGGAGCCGATGTCATCTACGGCAAGGACAAGGGGCTACACGTCTCCGGCCACGGCTGTCAGGAAGACCAAAAGCTGATGATCGCCCTCACGCGCCCCAAGTTCTTTGTTCCTACCCACGGGGAGTACCGCATGCTCGTCAAGCACGCCGAAACGGCGATGAGCATGGGGATCCCGCGGGAAAACATCGTGATCATCGGCAACGGCGATGTGGTGGAGGTGAACCAGGAGCGCATTGCCATTGTAGACAAAGTGCCTTCTGGCCTGCAGATGATCGCCGCTTCCCACGATGGGGTGGTGATGGACGAGATGCTGCAAGAGCGCCAGCAGATGGCCAAAGATGGCATGCTGACGGTGGTGATCAGCTTGGATGGCAGGGGCCAGTTGCTCTGCACGCCGCAGGTGCAAAGCTTGGGCCTAGCAGGCGAGGGCACCTCTCTCAAGGGATCCGACCTGAAACCCCTGCTGGAGGACACCCTCAAGCAAGCTTGGCCGCGCTTTGCCCGCTCGCTGGAGCGGGGCAGGCTGGATATTGACTGGGCCGGCCTCAAGGCAGAAGTGGAGCGGGTGGTGCGCCGCTTTGTGCGGGAACAGTTGCCCGGCAAGCCGACGGTGCTGGTTTTTGTGCAATCGCCTGAGGAGGAGTCTGTACCTGTAACTGCTCTGCCCACAGGGGAGACGAAGACAGAACAGGAACGGATAGCCCTGGGGCGGCGGCGGCGCTCCTCGGCGGCGGTGGCGGCTTCGTAA
- the dapA gene encoding 4-hydroxy-tetrahydrodipicolinate synthase, with protein sequence MASGVVDGERQPVNFGRVLTAMVTPFTPEGELNYEEAARLADYLVTHGSDGLVVCGTTGESPTLTWQEEYELFRVVRDAVAGRAKVIAGTGSNSTREAIEATKKAAQLGLDGSLQVVPYYNKPTQAGLYQHFKAIAQASDLPIMLYNIPGRTGVSLQPETVAKLAELETIVAIKEASGIMDAVSEIRRLTPSHFGIYSGDDSLTLPILSLGGSGVVSVASHLVGPQLQELIQSYSRGQHDQALTYHLRLFPLFKALFIETNPVPIKAALEMQGWLVGQVRPPLVPLQGGSLQVLRQVLQEMGLLAEAQGSERRTAKAS encoded by the coding sequence ATGGCGAGCGGTGTGGTTGATGGGGAGAGGCAACCTGTGAATTTCGGTCGCGTGCTGACGGCAATGGTGACTCCCTTTACACCTGAGGGGGAGCTTAACTACGAAGAAGCCGCTCGTTTGGCCGATTACTTGGTAACCCATGGCAGCGATGGTCTCGTGGTCTGTGGCACCACCGGCGAGTCTCCCACCCTAACCTGGCAAGAGGAGTACGAACTGTTCCGCGTGGTGCGAGATGCGGTGGCCGGTCGGGCTAAAGTTATCGCCGGGACGGGATCCAACTCCACCCGCGAAGCCATTGAAGCCACCAAAAAAGCTGCCCAATTGGGCTTGGATGGCTCTTTACAGGTGGTGCCCTACTACAACAAACCCACCCAAGCTGGCCTCTATCAGCACTTTAAGGCGATCGCCCAAGCCAGCGACCTGCCCATCATGCTCTACAACATTCCTGGTCGGACGGGGGTGAGCCTGCAGCCGGAAACTGTGGCGAAATTGGCGGAGTTGGAAACGATTGTCGCCATCAAGGAAGCTAGTGGTATAATGGACGCAGTCTCGGAAATTCGGCGGCTCACTCCCTCACATTTCGGCATCTACTCAGGAGATGACTCTCTGACATTGCCGATCCTATCTTTGGGAGGCAGCGGTGTGGTCAGTGTAGCTAGCCACTTAGTTGGGCCGCAACTGCAGGAATTGATTCAAAGCTACAGCAGGGGACAACACGACCAAGCCTTGACTTATCATTTGCGTCTGTTTCCGCTGTTTAAGGCTTTGTTTATTGAGACCAACCCTGTTCCGATCAAAGCAGCGCTAGAGATGCAGGGTTGGCTAGTGGGGCAGGTGCGCCCTCCGCTGGTGCCTCTCCAGGGCGGTTCTTTACAGGTTTTACGGCAAGTGCTGCAAGAAATGGGCCTCCTGGCTGAAGCGCAGGGATCCGAACGAAGGACGGCGAAGGCTTCATGA
- a CDS encoding nitroreductase family protein, protein MDALAALKARISADKFDPSRSLSEMEIQELVAYATEAPSSFNIQHWRFVAVADPADKERLKALAYNQQKVADAAVVFIILGDLKGYEKLPEIAQRAVAAGILPAERAESWVSMAQATYANNPTLARDEAIRSGALAAMALMIAAQAKGLVSGPMIGFDPEGVKREFGIADRYVPVMLLAVGYPAPGNLPRKPRLGVDEVLAFGRGREF, encoded by the coding sequence ATGGACGCCCTAGCCGCCCTAAAAGCGCGCATCTCCGCCGACAAGTTCGATCCCAGCCGCTCTTTATCGGAGATGGAGATCCAAGAGCTGGTTGCCTATGCTACGGAAGCCCCCTCTTCCTTCAACATCCAGCATTGGCGGTTTGTTGCCGTCGCCGATCCTGCAGATAAAGAGCGCCTCAAGGCCCTGGCCTACAACCAGCAGAAGGTGGCGGATGCGGCGGTGGTGTTTATCATCTTGGGGGATCTGAAGGGCTATGAGAAGCTGCCTGAGATCGCCCAAAGGGCCGTTGCCGCCGGGATCCTCCCTGCTGAGCGGGCGGAAAGTTGGGTAAGCATGGCCCAAGCCACCTACGCCAACAACCCCACCTTGGCGCGGGACGAGGCGATTCGCTCCGGGGCGCTGGCGGCCATGGCACTGATGATCGCGGCGCAGGCGAAGGGTTTGGTGAGCGGGCCGATGATCGGCTTTGACCCTGAAGGGGTCAAGCGAGAGTTTGGGATTGCCGATCGCTACGTGCCGGTGATGCTGCTGGCGGTGGGCTACCCTGCGCCCGGCAACTTGCCGCGCAAGCCTCGCTTGGGGGTGGATGAAGTTCTGGCCTTTGGGCGAGGGCGGGAGTTTTAG
- a CDS encoding RNA-guided endonuclease InsQ/TnpB family protein: MRTAYQYRLRPTASQVALMGEWLELLRRQYNYRLAERFNGWEQNRCNSHACPLTVCHLPVLKDKPTFDSQKRDLVNTKALFPEYQAIHSQVLQDCLQRVQRAFDRWLKGDCNGKRAGRPRFKGVGRYRSFTFPQMKQDCIRGQFIHLPKVGPVKLVQHRPLPDGFTK; this comes from the coding sequence ATGAGAACCGCTTACCAGTACCGCTTGCGCCCTACTGCTAGCCAAGTCGCCCTGATGGGTGAGTGGCTGGAGCTGCTGCGTAGGCAGTACAACTATCGCCTGGCAGAACGGTTCAACGGGTGGGAGCAAAATCGCTGCAACAGCCACGCTTGCCCGTTGACAGTCTGCCATCTGCCTGTGTTGAAAGACAAGCCCACCTTCGACTCACAGAAACGAGACTTGGTAAACACAAAGGCTCTCTTCCCCGAATACCAAGCGATTCATTCCCAGGTGCTCCAAGACTGCCTACAGCGGGTGCAAAGGGCCTTTGACCGATGGCTAAAAGGCGACTGTAACGGCAAGCGGGCAGGCAGGCCTAGGTTTAAGGGAGTAGGGCGGTATCGCTCCTTCACCTTCCCTCAGATGAAGCAGGACTGCATTCGAGGGCAGTTTATCCATCTGCCCAAGGTTGGGCCGGTCAAGCTGGTCCAACACCGCCCTTTGCCCGACGGTTTTACAAAGTAG